Proteins encoded in a region of the Phacochoerus africanus isolate WHEZ1 chromosome 8, ROS_Pafr_v1, whole genome shotgun sequence genome:
- the ZBTB48 gene encoding telomere zinc finger-associated protein isoform X1, which translates to MDGSFVQHSVRVLQELNKQRERGQYCDATLDVGGLVFKAHWSVLACCSHFFQSLYGDGSGGSVVLPAGFAEIFGLLLDFFYTGHLALTSGNRDQVLLAARELRVPEAVELCQSFKPKTSVGQVPSGQSGLGKAGPRDVNNHLKEPAGLEEEVSRTLGQVPRDQELSGSPSPQRPQLGLPAQSESPSFLRGKLKQALKLHPSEDKEPEDCKVPPRPFEAEGVQLQGGSNEVFSESKKPAPFCSLRLICRRVVSVVASFLGWSGHIQSFPKWEVVVQVEDDGDGDYVSETETEAVPTRRKSNVVRKPCAAEPALSAGSLAAEPAENRKGTAVPVECPTCHKKFLSKYYLKVHNSRKHTGEKPFECPKCGKCYFRKENLLEHEARNCMNRSEQVFTCSVCQETFRRRMELRVHAVSHTGEMPYKCSSCAQQFMQKKDLQSHMIKLHGAPKPHACPTCAKCFLSRTELQLHEAFKHRGEKLFVCEECGHRASSRNGLQMHIKAKHRNERPYVCEFCSHAFTQKANLNMHLRTHTGEKPFQCHLCGKTFRTQASLDKHNRTHTGERPFSCEFCEQRFTEKGPLLRHVASRHQEGRPHFCQICGKTFKAVEQLRVHVRRHKGVRKFECTECGYKFTRQAHLRRHMEIHDRVENYNPRQRKLRNLVIEDEKMVVVALQPPAELEVGSAEVIVESLAQGSLASQLPGQRLCAEESFTGPGVMEPSLIITAAIPEDCDT; encoded by the exons ATGGACGGCTCCTTCGTCCAGCACAGCGTGAGGGTTCTGCAGGAGCTAAACAAGCAGCGGGAGAGGGGCCAGTACTGTGATGCCACCTTGGACGTGGGGGGCCTGGTGTTCAAGGCACACTGGAGTGTTCTTGCTTGCTGCAGCCACTTCTTCCAGAGCCTCTATGGGGATGGCTCAGGGGGCAGTGTGGTCCTCCCCGCTGGCTTCGCAGAGATCTTTGGCCTCCTGTTGGACTTTTTCTACACTGGTCACCTTGCTCTGACCTCAGGGAACCGGGATCAGGTGCTCTTGGCAGCCAGGGAGTTGCGAGTACCCGAGGCTGTAGAGCTGTGCCAGAGCTTCAAGCCCAAAACCTCAGTGGGACAGGTGCCAAGCGGCCAGAGTGGACTGGGAAAAGCTGGCCCCCGGGATGTGAACAACCACCTCAAGGAGCCAGCAGGCTTGGAGGAAGAGGTGTCGCGGACTCTGGGTCAGGTCCCCAGGGATCAGGAGCTCAGTGGCAGTCCCAGCCCCCAGAGGCCCCAGCTCGGTCTCCCTGCTCAGAGCGAGAGCCCCTCCTTCCTCCGTGGGAAACTCAAACAGGCCCTGAAGCTTCATCCCTCCGAGGACAAGGAGCCTGAGGATTGCAAAGTGCCCCCAAGGCCCTTCGAGGCTGAAGGTGTCCAGCTGCAGGGCGGGAGTAATGAG GTTTTCTCCGAATCTAAGAAGCCGGCTCCATTCTGCAGCCTCAGGCTGATCTGTCGGCGAGTCGTGTCGGTGGTTGCCAGCTTCTTGGGGTGGAGTGGGCACATCCAGTCTTTCCCCAAG TGGGAAGTGGTGGTTCAGGTTGAGGACGACGGGGATGGCGATTACGTTTCTGAGACTGAGACTGAGGCTGTGCCAACCAGGAGGAAATCAAACGTAGTGAGAAAGCCCTGTGCTGCCGAGCCGGCCCTGAGCGCAGGCTCCCTGGCAGCCGAGCCTGCCGAGAACAGAAAAGGTACAGCGGTGCCGGTCGAATGCCCCACATGTCATAAAAAGTTCCTCAGCAAATATTATCTAAAAGTTCACAACAG CAGGAAGCACACTGGGGAGAAACCCTTTGAATGTCCCAAGTGTGGAAAGTGTTACTTTCGGAAGGAGAACCTCCTGGAGCATGAAGCCCGGAACTGCATGAACCGCTCGGAACAG GTCTTCACGTGCTCCGTGTGCCAGGAGACCTTCCGCCGGAGGATGGAGCTTCGGGTCCACGCAGTGTCCCACACGGGGGAGATGCCCTACAAG TGCTCCTCCTGCGCCCAGCAGTTCATGCAGAAGAAGGACTTGCAGAGCCATATGATCAAGCTGCACGGAGCCCCCAAGCCCCATGCT TGTCCCACTTGTGCCAAGTGCTTCTTGTCCCGAACGGAACTGCAGCTGCACGAGGCTTTCAAGCATCGTGGGGAGAAGCTGTTTGTGTGCGAGGAGTGCGGGCACCGGGCTTCGAGCCGAAACGGCCTACAGATGCACATCAAGGCCAAGCACAG GAACGAGAGGCCGTATGTCTGTGAGTTCTGCAGCCACGCCTTCACCCAGAAGGCCAACCTCAACATGCACCTGCGCACacacacgggcgagaagcccttCCAGTGCCACCTCTGTGGCAAGACCTTCCGCACCCAAG CCAGCCTGGACAAGCACAACCGTACCCACACCGGCGAGAGGCCCTTCAGCTGCGAGTTCTGCGAGCAGCGCTTCACGGAGAAGGGGCCCCTGCTGAGGCACGTGGCCAGCCGCCACCAGGAGGGCCGGCCCCACTTCTGCCAGATCTGCGGGAAGACCTTCAAAG CCGTGGAGCAGCTGCGCGTGCATGTGAGGCGGCACAAGGGGGTCAGGAAGTTCGAGTGCACCGAGTGTGGCTACAAGTTCACGCGCCAG gcgcACCTGCGGAGGCACATGGAAATCCACGACCGGGTGGAGAACTACAACCCACGGCAGCGCAAGCTCCGGAACCTGGTCATTGAGGACGagaagatggtggtggtggcccTCCAGCCGCCTGCCGAGCTGGAGGTGGGCTCGGCCGAGGTCATCGTGGAGTCTCTGGCCCAGGGCAGCCTGGCCTCCCAGCTCCCTGGCCAGAGACTGTGTGCGGAGGAGAGCTTCACGGGCCCGGGCGTCATGGAGCCCTCGCTCATCATCACGGCCGCCATCCCCGAGGACTGTGACACATAA
- the ZBTB48 gene encoding telomere zinc finger-associated protein isoform X2 has product MDGSFVQHSVRVLQELNKQRERGQYCDATLDVGGLVFKAHWSVLACCSHFFQSLYGDGSGGSVVLPAGFAEIFGLLLDFFYTGHLALTSGNRDQVLLAARELRVPEAVELCQSFKPKTSVGQVPSGQSGLGKAGPRDVNNHLKEPAGLEEEVSRTLGQVPRDQELSGSPSPQRPQLGLPAQSESPSFLRGKLKQALKLHPSEDKEPEDCKVPPRPFEAEGVQLQGGSNEVFSESKKPAPFCSLRLICRRVVSVVASFLGWSGHIQSFPKWEVVVQVEDDGDGDYVSETETEAVPTRRKSNVVRKPCAAEPALSAGSLAAEPAENRKGTAVPVECPTCHKKFLSKYYLKVHNRKHTGEKPFECPKCGKCYFRKENLLEHEARNCMNRSEQVFTCSVCQETFRRRMELRVHAVSHTGEMPYKCSSCAQQFMQKKDLQSHMIKLHGAPKPHACPTCAKCFLSRTELQLHEAFKHRGEKLFVCEECGHRASSRNGLQMHIKAKHRNERPYVCEFCSHAFTQKANLNMHLRTHTGEKPFQCHLCGKTFRTQASLDKHNRTHTGERPFSCEFCEQRFTEKGPLLRHVASRHQEGRPHFCQICGKTFKAVEQLRVHVRRHKGVRKFECTECGYKFTRQAHLRRHMEIHDRVENYNPRQRKLRNLVIEDEKMVVVALQPPAELEVGSAEVIVESLAQGSLASQLPGQRLCAEESFTGPGVMEPSLIITAAIPEDCDT; this is encoded by the exons ATGGACGGCTCCTTCGTCCAGCACAGCGTGAGGGTTCTGCAGGAGCTAAACAAGCAGCGGGAGAGGGGCCAGTACTGTGATGCCACCTTGGACGTGGGGGGCCTGGTGTTCAAGGCACACTGGAGTGTTCTTGCTTGCTGCAGCCACTTCTTCCAGAGCCTCTATGGGGATGGCTCAGGGGGCAGTGTGGTCCTCCCCGCTGGCTTCGCAGAGATCTTTGGCCTCCTGTTGGACTTTTTCTACACTGGTCACCTTGCTCTGACCTCAGGGAACCGGGATCAGGTGCTCTTGGCAGCCAGGGAGTTGCGAGTACCCGAGGCTGTAGAGCTGTGCCAGAGCTTCAAGCCCAAAACCTCAGTGGGACAGGTGCCAAGCGGCCAGAGTGGACTGGGAAAAGCTGGCCCCCGGGATGTGAACAACCACCTCAAGGAGCCAGCAGGCTTGGAGGAAGAGGTGTCGCGGACTCTGGGTCAGGTCCCCAGGGATCAGGAGCTCAGTGGCAGTCCCAGCCCCCAGAGGCCCCAGCTCGGTCTCCCTGCTCAGAGCGAGAGCCCCTCCTTCCTCCGTGGGAAACTCAAACAGGCCCTGAAGCTTCATCCCTCCGAGGACAAGGAGCCTGAGGATTGCAAAGTGCCCCCAAGGCCCTTCGAGGCTGAAGGTGTCCAGCTGCAGGGCGGGAGTAATGAG GTTTTCTCCGAATCTAAGAAGCCGGCTCCATTCTGCAGCCTCAGGCTGATCTGTCGGCGAGTCGTGTCGGTGGTTGCCAGCTTCTTGGGGTGGAGTGGGCACATCCAGTCTTTCCCCAAG TGGGAAGTGGTGGTTCAGGTTGAGGACGACGGGGATGGCGATTACGTTTCTGAGACTGAGACTGAGGCTGTGCCAACCAGGAGGAAATCAAACGTAGTGAGAAAGCCCTGTGCTGCCGAGCCGGCCCTGAGCGCAGGCTCCCTGGCAGCCGAGCCTGCCGAGAACAGAAAAGGTACAGCGGTGCCGGTCGAATGCCCCACATGTCATAAAAAGTTCCTCAGCAAATATTATCTAAAAGTTCACAACAG GAAGCACACTGGGGAGAAACCCTTTGAATGTCCCAAGTGTGGAAAGTGTTACTTTCGGAAGGAGAACCTCCTGGAGCATGAAGCCCGGAACTGCATGAACCGCTCGGAACAG GTCTTCACGTGCTCCGTGTGCCAGGAGACCTTCCGCCGGAGGATGGAGCTTCGGGTCCACGCAGTGTCCCACACGGGGGAGATGCCCTACAAG TGCTCCTCCTGCGCCCAGCAGTTCATGCAGAAGAAGGACTTGCAGAGCCATATGATCAAGCTGCACGGAGCCCCCAAGCCCCATGCT TGTCCCACTTGTGCCAAGTGCTTCTTGTCCCGAACGGAACTGCAGCTGCACGAGGCTTTCAAGCATCGTGGGGAGAAGCTGTTTGTGTGCGAGGAGTGCGGGCACCGGGCTTCGAGCCGAAACGGCCTACAGATGCACATCAAGGCCAAGCACAG GAACGAGAGGCCGTATGTCTGTGAGTTCTGCAGCCACGCCTTCACCCAGAAGGCCAACCTCAACATGCACCTGCGCACacacacgggcgagaagcccttCCAGTGCCACCTCTGTGGCAAGACCTTCCGCACCCAAG CCAGCCTGGACAAGCACAACCGTACCCACACCGGCGAGAGGCCCTTCAGCTGCGAGTTCTGCGAGCAGCGCTTCACGGAGAAGGGGCCCCTGCTGAGGCACGTGGCCAGCCGCCACCAGGAGGGCCGGCCCCACTTCTGCCAGATCTGCGGGAAGACCTTCAAAG CCGTGGAGCAGCTGCGCGTGCATGTGAGGCGGCACAAGGGGGTCAGGAAGTTCGAGTGCACCGAGTGTGGCTACAAGTTCACGCGCCAG gcgcACCTGCGGAGGCACATGGAAATCCACGACCGGGTGGAGAACTACAACCCACGGCAGCGCAAGCTCCGGAACCTGGTCATTGAGGACGagaagatggtggtggtggcccTCCAGCCGCCTGCCGAGCTGGAGGTGGGCTCGGCCGAGGTCATCGTGGAGTCTCTGGCCCAGGGCAGCCTGGCCTCCCAGCTCCCTGGCCAGAGACTGTGTGCGGAGGAGAGCTTCACGGGCCCGGGCGTCATGGAGCCCTCGCTCATCATCACGGCCGCCATCCCCGAGGACTGTGACACATAA
- the ZBTB48 gene encoding telomere zinc finger-associated protein isoform X4, translating to MDGSFVQHSVRVLQELNKQRERGQYCDATLDVGGLVFKAHWSVLACCSHFFQSLYGDGSGGSVVLPAGFAEIFGLLLDFFYTGHLALTSGNRDQVLLAARELRVPEAVELCQSFKPKTSVGQVPSGQSGLGKAGPRDVNNHLKEPAGLEEEVSRTLGQVPRDQELSGSPSPQRPQLGLPAQSESPSFLRGKLKQALKLHPSEDKEPEDCKVPPRPFEAEGVQLQGGSNEWEVVVQVEDDGDGDYVSETETEAVPTRRKSNVVRKPCAAEPALSAGSLAAEPAENRKGTAVPVECPTCHKKFLSKYYLKVHNRKHTGEKPFECPKCGKCYFRKENLLEHEARNCMNRSEQVFTCSVCQETFRRRMELRVHAVSHTGEMPYKCSSCAQQFMQKKDLQSHMIKLHGAPKPHACPTCAKCFLSRTELQLHEAFKHRGEKLFVCEECGHRASSRNGLQMHIKAKHRNERPYVCEFCSHAFTQKANLNMHLRTHTGEKPFQCHLCGKTFRTQASLDKHNRTHTGERPFSCEFCEQRFTEKGPLLRHVASRHQEGRPHFCQICGKTFKAVEQLRVHVRRHKGVRKFECTECGYKFTRQAHLRRHMEIHDRVENYNPRQRKLRNLVIEDEKMVVVALQPPAELEVGSAEVIVESLAQGSLASQLPGQRLCAEESFTGPGVMEPSLIITAAIPEDCDT from the exons ATGGACGGCTCCTTCGTCCAGCACAGCGTGAGGGTTCTGCAGGAGCTAAACAAGCAGCGGGAGAGGGGCCAGTACTGTGATGCCACCTTGGACGTGGGGGGCCTGGTGTTCAAGGCACACTGGAGTGTTCTTGCTTGCTGCAGCCACTTCTTCCAGAGCCTCTATGGGGATGGCTCAGGGGGCAGTGTGGTCCTCCCCGCTGGCTTCGCAGAGATCTTTGGCCTCCTGTTGGACTTTTTCTACACTGGTCACCTTGCTCTGACCTCAGGGAACCGGGATCAGGTGCTCTTGGCAGCCAGGGAGTTGCGAGTACCCGAGGCTGTAGAGCTGTGCCAGAGCTTCAAGCCCAAAACCTCAGTGGGACAGGTGCCAAGCGGCCAGAGTGGACTGGGAAAAGCTGGCCCCCGGGATGTGAACAACCACCTCAAGGAGCCAGCAGGCTTGGAGGAAGAGGTGTCGCGGACTCTGGGTCAGGTCCCCAGGGATCAGGAGCTCAGTGGCAGTCCCAGCCCCCAGAGGCCCCAGCTCGGTCTCCCTGCTCAGAGCGAGAGCCCCTCCTTCCTCCGTGGGAAACTCAAACAGGCCCTGAAGCTTCATCCCTCCGAGGACAAGGAGCCTGAGGATTGCAAAGTGCCCCCAAGGCCCTTCGAGGCTGAAGGTGTCCAGCTGCAGGGCGGGAGTAATGAG TGGGAAGTGGTGGTTCAGGTTGAGGACGACGGGGATGGCGATTACGTTTCTGAGACTGAGACTGAGGCTGTGCCAACCAGGAGGAAATCAAACGTAGTGAGAAAGCCCTGTGCTGCCGAGCCGGCCCTGAGCGCAGGCTCCCTGGCAGCCGAGCCTGCCGAGAACAGAAAAGGTACAGCGGTGCCGGTCGAATGCCCCACATGTCATAAAAAGTTCCTCAGCAAATATTATCTAAAAGTTCACAACAG GAAGCACACTGGGGAGAAACCCTTTGAATGTCCCAAGTGTGGAAAGTGTTACTTTCGGAAGGAGAACCTCCTGGAGCATGAAGCCCGGAACTGCATGAACCGCTCGGAACAG GTCTTCACGTGCTCCGTGTGCCAGGAGACCTTCCGCCGGAGGATGGAGCTTCGGGTCCACGCAGTGTCCCACACGGGGGAGATGCCCTACAAG TGCTCCTCCTGCGCCCAGCAGTTCATGCAGAAGAAGGACTTGCAGAGCCATATGATCAAGCTGCACGGAGCCCCCAAGCCCCATGCT TGTCCCACTTGTGCCAAGTGCTTCTTGTCCCGAACGGAACTGCAGCTGCACGAGGCTTTCAAGCATCGTGGGGAGAAGCTGTTTGTGTGCGAGGAGTGCGGGCACCGGGCTTCGAGCCGAAACGGCCTACAGATGCACATCAAGGCCAAGCACAG GAACGAGAGGCCGTATGTCTGTGAGTTCTGCAGCCACGCCTTCACCCAGAAGGCCAACCTCAACATGCACCTGCGCACacacacgggcgagaagcccttCCAGTGCCACCTCTGTGGCAAGACCTTCCGCACCCAAG CCAGCCTGGACAAGCACAACCGTACCCACACCGGCGAGAGGCCCTTCAGCTGCGAGTTCTGCGAGCAGCGCTTCACGGAGAAGGGGCCCCTGCTGAGGCACGTGGCCAGCCGCCACCAGGAGGGCCGGCCCCACTTCTGCCAGATCTGCGGGAAGACCTTCAAAG CCGTGGAGCAGCTGCGCGTGCATGTGAGGCGGCACAAGGGGGTCAGGAAGTTCGAGTGCACCGAGTGTGGCTACAAGTTCACGCGCCAG gcgcACCTGCGGAGGCACATGGAAATCCACGACCGGGTGGAGAACTACAACCCACGGCAGCGCAAGCTCCGGAACCTGGTCATTGAGGACGagaagatggtggtggtggcccTCCAGCCGCCTGCCGAGCTGGAGGTGGGCTCGGCCGAGGTCATCGTGGAGTCTCTGGCCCAGGGCAGCCTGGCCTCCCAGCTCCCTGGCCAGAGACTGTGTGCGGAGGAGAGCTTCACGGGCCCGGGCGTCATGGAGCCCTCGCTCATCATCACGGCCGCCATCCCCGAGGACTGTGACACATAA
- the ZBTB48 gene encoding telomere zinc finger-associated protein isoform X3 gives MDGSFVQHSVRVLQELNKQRERGQYCDATLDVGGLVFKAHWSVLACCSHFFQSLYGDGSGGSVVLPAGFAEIFGLLLDFFYTGHLALTSGNRDQVLLAARELRVPEAVELCQSFKPKTSVGQVPSGQSGLGKAGPRDVNNHLKEPAGLEEEVSRTLGQVPRDQELSGSPSPQRPQLGLPAQSESPSFLRGKLKQALKLHPSEDKEPEDCKVPPRPFEAEGVQLQGGSNEWEVVVQVEDDGDGDYVSETETEAVPTRRKSNVVRKPCAAEPALSAGSLAAEPAENRKGTAVPVECPTCHKKFLSKYYLKVHNSRKHTGEKPFECPKCGKCYFRKENLLEHEARNCMNRSEQVFTCSVCQETFRRRMELRVHAVSHTGEMPYKCSSCAQQFMQKKDLQSHMIKLHGAPKPHACPTCAKCFLSRTELQLHEAFKHRGEKLFVCEECGHRASSRNGLQMHIKAKHRNERPYVCEFCSHAFTQKANLNMHLRTHTGEKPFQCHLCGKTFRTQASLDKHNRTHTGERPFSCEFCEQRFTEKGPLLRHVASRHQEGRPHFCQICGKTFKAVEQLRVHVRRHKGVRKFECTECGYKFTRQAHLRRHMEIHDRVENYNPRQRKLRNLVIEDEKMVVVALQPPAELEVGSAEVIVESLAQGSLASQLPGQRLCAEESFTGPGVMEPSLIITAAIPEDCDT, from the exons ATGGACGGCTCCTTCGTCCAGCACAGCGTGAGGGTTCTGCAGGAGCTAAACAAGCAGCGGGAGAGGGGCCAGTACTGTGATGCCACCTTGGACGTGGGGGGCCTGGTGTTCAAGGCACACTGGAGTGTTCTTGCTTGCTGCAGCCACTTCTTCCAGAGCCTCTATGGGGATGGCTCAGGGGGCAGTGTGGTCCTCCCCGCTGGCTTCGCAGAGATCTTTGGCCTCCTGTTGGACTTTTTCTACACTGGTCACCTTGCTCTGACCTCAGGGAACCGGGATCAGGTGCTCTTGGCAGCCAGGGAGTTGCGAGTACCCGAGGCTGTAGAGCTGTGCCAGAGCTTCAAGCCCAAAACCTCAGTGGGACAGGTGCCAAGCGGCCAGAGTGGACTGGGAAAAGCTGGCCCCCGGGATGTGAACAACCACCTCAAGGAGCCAGCAGGCTTGGAGGAAGAGGTGTCGCGGACTCTGGGTCAGGTCCCCAGGGATCAGGAGCTCAGTGGCAGTCCCAGCCCCCAGAGGCCCCAGCTCGGTCTCCCTGCTCAGAGCGAGAGCCCCTCCTTCCTCCGTGGGAAACTCAAACAGGCCCTGAAGCTTCATCCCTCCGAGGACAAGGAGCCTGAGGATTGCAAAGTGCCCCCAAGGCCCTTCGAGGCTGAAGGTGTCCAGCTGCAGGGCGGGAGTAATGAG TGGGAAGTGGTGGTTCAGGTTGAGGACGACGGGGATGGCGATTACGTTTCTGAGACTGAGACTGAGGCTGTGCCAACCAGGAGGAAATCAAACGTAGTGAGAAAGCCCTGTGCTGCCGAGCCGGCCCTGAGCGCAGGCTCCCTGGCAGCCGAGCCTGCCGAGAACAGAAAAGGTACAGCGGTGCCGGTCGAATGCCCCACATGTCATAAAAAGTTCCTCAGCAAATATTATCTAAAAGTTCACAACAG CAGGAAGCACACTGGGGAGAAACCCTTTGAATGTCCCAAGTGTGGAAAGTGTTACTTTCGGAAGGAGAACCTCCTGGAGCATGAAGCCCGGAACTGCATGAACCGCTCGGAACAG GTCTTCACGTGCTCCGTGTGCCAGGAGACCTTCCGCCGGAGGATGGAGCTTCGGGTCCACGCAGTGTCCCACACGGGGGAGATGCCCTACAAG TGCTCCTCCTGCGCCCAGCAGTTCATGCAGAAGAAGGACTTGCAGAGCCATATGATCAAGCTGCACGGAGCCCCCAAGCCCCATGCT TGTCCCACTTGTGCCAAGTGCTTCTTGTCCCGAACGGAACTGCAGCTGCACGAGGCTTTCAAGCATCGTGGGGAGAAGCTGTTTGTGTGCGAGGAGTGCGGGCACCGGGCTTCGAGCCGAAACGGCCTACAGATGCACATCAAGGCCAAGCACAG GAACGAGAGGCCGTATGTCTGTGAGTTCTGCAGCCACGCCTTCACCCAGAAGGCCAACCTCAACATGCACCTGCGCACacacacgggcgagaagcccttCCAGTGCCACCTCTGTGGCAAGACCTTCCGCACCCAAG CCAGCCTGGACAAGCACAACCGTACCCACACCGGCGAGAGGCCCTTCAGCTGCGAGTTCTGCGAGCAGCGCTTCACGGAGAAGGGGCCCCTGCTGAGGCACGTGGCCAGCCGCCACCAGGAGGGCCGGCCCCACTTCTGCCAGATCTGCGGGAAGACCTTCAAAG CCGTGGAGCAGCTGCGCGTGCATGTGAGGCGGCACAAGGGGGTCAGGAAGTTCGAGTGCACCGAGTGTGGCTACAAGTTCACGCGCCAG gcgcACCTGCGGAGGCACATGGAAATCCACGACCGGGTGGAGAACTACAACCCACGGCAGCGCAAGCTCCGGAACCTGGTCATTGAGGACGagaagatggtggtggtggcccTCCAGCCGCCTGCCGAGCTGGAGGTGGGCTCGGCCGAGGTCATCGTGGAGTCTCTGGCCCAGGGCAGCCTGGCCTCCCAGCTCCCTGGCCAGAGACTGTGTGCGGAGGAGAGCTTCACGGGCCCGGGCGTCATGGAGCCCTCGCTCATCATCACGGCCGCCATCCCCGAGGACTGTGACACATAA